One Vibrio gallaecicus genomic region harbors:
- a CDS encoding DNA-methyltransferase, translating to MGKFKLLNNSTKKLQCSLYELDAVEWLKTIDDSSIDLLITDPPYESLEKHRKVGTTTRLKNSKASSNQWFEIFPNDRFEELFIEIYRVLKKNSHFYLFCDQETAFIVKPIAESIGFKFWKPIVWDKMKIGMGYHYRARYEFILFFEKGKRKLNDLSTPDILQVPRIHRGYPTEKPVELMDILIKQSSTEGELVCDPFMGSGAVGVSALSNQRCFWGSDISSESMSITHSRVSPLINK from the coding sequence ATGGGTAAGTTTAAGTTGTTGAATAATAGTACTAAAAAATTACAGTGTAGTTTATATGAGCTAGATGCAGTTGAATGGCTAAAAACAATTGATGACTCATCAATTGATTTACTTATTACTGATCCACCATATGAATCATTAGAGAAGCACCGTAAAGTCGGAACGACAACGAGGCTTAAAAACAGCAAAGCATCAAGCAACCAATGGTTCGAGATTTTTCCTAATGATAGGTTCGAAGAACTATTTATTGAAATATATAGAGTTCTAAAGAAAAATTCCCACTTCTATCTTTTTTGTGATCAAGAAACTGCGTTTATCGTTAAACCAATAGCGGAATCAATTGGTTTCAAATTTTGGAAACCGATCGTATGGGACAAAATGAAGATTGGTATGGGTTACCATTATCGCGCCCGCTACGAATTTATTCTATTCTTTGAAAAAGGTAAAAGAAAGTTAAATGACCTAAGCACTCCTGATATATTGCAAGTACCCAGGATACATAGAGGCTATCCGACAGAAAAGCCTGTAGAATTAATGGACATACTCATAAAGCAAAGCAGTACTGAAGGAGAGTTAGTTTGTGATCCTTTCATGGGATCAGGTGCTGTTGGCGTTTCTGCGTTGTCTAATCAACGTTGCTTTTGGGGAAGTGATATCTCTAGCGAATCGATGTCCATCACACATTCACGAGTCAGCCCATTGATAAATAAGTAA
- a CDS encoding DUF2726 domain-containing protein: MFLLLIGLLAIGYVVYKLKEDSPEKEPWVNKARVEPKVEPIRRRPSLHSVDASPPYADGNKQPITPAKVDKSSDKVEHKRSEYLTSKNERNFYIALRKALPDDYMIHCQTSLMALIQPVEWKNNSRTWAKRMDFVVTDSTTKIICVIELDDRSHERADRKKRDKYVNEALDGQHKLIRFKASWGYDAATIYKKLRNKIDCL, encoded by the coding sequence GTGTTTTTGTTATTGATTGGGTTACTAGCAATTGGTTATGTTGTCTATAAATTGAAAGAAGATTCGCCCGAAAAAGAGCCGTGGGTAAATAAGGCTAGAGTCGAGCCTAAAGTTGAACCAATAAGACGACGCCCTTCTCTACATTCAGTAGATGCTTCTCCGCCTTATGCGGATGGGAACAAGCAACCTATCACTCCTGCTAAAGTAGATAAATCATCCGACAAAGTTGAGCATAAACGTTCAGAGTATCTTACTTCAAAGAATGAACGTAATTTCTATATTGCCCTTCGCAAAGCGCTCCCTGATGACTACATGATTCATTGCCAAACATCATTAATGGCTCTAATTCAGCCTGTGGAATGGAAAAACAACTCAAGAACGTGGGCAAAGCGCATGGATTTTGTTGTGACTGACAGCACCACGAAAATTATATGTGTGATTGAGCTAGATGATCGTTCACATGAGCGAGCTGACCGAAAGAAGCGAGATAAGTATGTAAATGAAGCTCTTGATGGGCAGCACAAGTTGATACGCTTTAAAGCATCATGGGGTTATGACGCTGCAACAATATATAAAAAACTTAGAAATAAAATTGATTGCTTATAA